The DNA region GAAAATGCTGATGCTAGAAGTTTTGCCAAAATTGAAGTTTTGAGTATGTAACAATAATTCTTGTTTCTCCTATCTTCCATATGGCTATTCTTCTATTACATTTTGGTTTGCATAAATTTTTTTACAAGACAAATGAATTAGAATAGCTGTTGGATCTAGTTTCTGTTACAACACTTCAATCTATTATGGAAGGCAGTAGATATCATCAATTAGTTATCTTGATGCGGAATGATGACAAATTTCTAAATATTTGGAGTAAAAGAGTGTTGAAAGGTTTTTCGAAATTGTGCCAggataaaatattttgtaaaaatgtTCTGCTGAAGATTAAGTCATGATGGGGCATTATGCAAACCCTTTGATTTCATGTAGAGTAGGTAGCCCAGATGAGCTATTTGTTTACGAGAAAGTAGTTGGTGGAATTATTAAAAGGGGAAATAATGTTGTATTGCACAATTTCTTTTAACTTGGAAAAAGTTTGTTCATGGTTTAAGTTTCTGAAAAGAAGCCCCAGTAGTTTCACGATTGGATTGACATGCTAACATTAGGATAATCTATTTAGTACCATGCAAATTTTCAATTACTACAAGGACAAAGTGTTACTGCTTTGTTTTTATCTTTCTACTATTGTTTTGGTTCTACTTAAGGCCATATCATGTAGTCAAGATGAACTTCAATTTTGTCTTATTTTTAGATCACTTTGTTTAGTCAATTGTTGTCGTGTTagaataattataaaatttgatTGTGGAGATAAATTTAGAAGATAATGActcaaaactaaataaaaaattaaattacactgatcaactcttttttttttttttgatgaaatacACTGATGAACTCTTGTATATAGATGAAGAGATAGTAGGGGATTGAGCTGCATAGGAGGATTCATATAGCCAACTTCACTTAGTGAGATATAAGCTTGACGGTTGTTTTTGTGGATGAACTGTAGCTGTAGTGACAGCAGATTGGACCTTTTTTCCTTGCATATCAAGTTGTGCTTCTTGTCACTGTCTTTTTTGCATTATTGAACTCCTCAAAGGTGAGTATTAATGTCACTGGTTATGTACAGATTTCAGGAACTCCATTTAATGTATCAGAGTGGTAAGTGCTGCTACGAATGGAATTTTATCTTTTACATTGTCGTTAATAAGAAATAGCAAGATTGATGACAAAGTCTAAATGTATCTTTTGAAGTCACAGCATTTTCGTTCATTATCTTGCATGTTAGTCTGTTAATTTATTTTGCTTTTTTCGTTTCGAGTTGTGAACAATACACACCTTAACTGTGACATTGGATTTCTAAAGAAATTTTTTGgtgttttaatttcctaatgcCGTATGCTAAAATTTACCTTGTAACACCTATCTTTATCATTCCAGTAACAGAAATTGACCTTGAGTTACCTGAAAACCCAATCAGAGCATTTACAGAAGTCAAGAGAAATGAACAATTGTGCACAGTGTGCGAGAACTTTACTGCACAGGCCATTCAGTATCTCAGCAAAAATAAAACTCAAACTGAGATAATTGAGACCCTTCATCAAGCGTGTTCTGAGTGGAAGCCGTTTGAGGAGCAGGTAATTCTTTACATCAATAGAaccaagttattttattttatgttattttttatttttgctggAATTCCCTTTTATTCAGGAGTTTCTCAATGGTTGCACATATAAGGgttctgtttaaattttcatGTCTCCTGTTCTCATGAACTTTTCTTGCAGTGTCTTCTGCTAGTGGACTACTATTCAGCACTTTTCTTTGCCGAGATATCTAAGATGCATCCAGAGGACTTTTGCACGAAGTTCAATCTTTGTGAGCAGATGCTTTCTGTTAGTCTACTAAAAAGCGAAAATTCTTGCTCCGTTTGTCACGATGTCATGGCCAAAGTACTAGTTAAGTTGAAAGATCCTGACACACAGGTAAGCATTGTTTTCTTTCCCATTTTTTGCTTTTCCGTCTTCAtgtttttatttcaatatttcccGTGTGTTATATTAGAACTACGTTTGTTTGTTTTCATCATTCATTTATAGACTGTTATGCAGCATGAATTTtattaatactattttttttaatcaacagTTGGATTTCACCCATCATTTCATTTCCTACTTCAACATGTTATAGCCATTATCTTTGATGTCCTTGTAGTTAATCCTTTATTTGTTTCCTATTTTTGCATCTTGTCACCAATTGCAAAGTTATCCCTGCTTTTTCCAATGCAAATAATTGTTTCTTGGTTTGTCATCGTTTGCTGGACTATGACTATGCTAAGACTAAACAAAATATTGGTGACTGTTATTTGCAAATGCTGACCTAATATGCCCCTAACGAAATTGGCAGTTTGAGGTAATCAAGATGCTTCTGAAGGAATGCAACCAGATGGAACAATATGTCCAACAGGTAAACATTTCGAGTAGTCTTGATAAGAGTTGAAAATTATTTGCAACAGAATCAACAATGTTTCTTTAGTGAATAACCATTCAAGTTTCAGATAAATTTCGTGCTTAAAAGGCACTTGCATCTGTTGCTGAACATCTTACGTATCAAATTTTTTGCTTGTTTCAGATCTGATGTTTCCTTTCTTCTCTCTGAACAGTGTAAGAGGCTGGTGCTCCAGTATGGCCCTTTGATCCTTGTCAATGGCGAAAAGTTTCTAGAGGACACAGATGTTTGCGTTGCCATTCATGCATGCAAGACTGACAAAGCTGAACTCGACGCTGTCTCAGAAGTGCGATCTCTAGCCGTCTCAATGTAGCATGACCAATGCAGCAGAAATAATTGAAAGTTGCACAACTTGTATCATacaacttatgtaaaacttggaGGCTTGCCCATCTACATTGCTATGTTTGTTGCCCGATCAACTTTAATTGCAAGCTATTTGTATTATCGACTGCAAGATCTTGTCCTCGTGTGCCAAGACCATATTCTGTAAACTTATCAATCAAAAGGATGAGTATTGTATATTTGTATAGTGAagatgaatttttatttttttaattattaaggaTGAAATAAAAAGTATATGAATTATATGATGACAAAATAATGTTTAAGCAAAAGTCAAATTTAATTACTAGCTTATATCCGAGAGGTGTCTTTTTTAATCGGAAgactttgactctttcttccttttagcaaatttgagtttgacttaaaCGCGTATTCGTAAGTCTTAGCATACACATGGGTCAAAGGGCTTGGAAAAGGCCACTAGCGCGTATTAATGTAAATGACAACAGTATCGTCGTGCTCCATAGATTCATCTAACACCACCAAATTTATTTATTCCGTTGATCAAGTATAAGATATTGTGCCGATTGCATAAtctttttgttttatattttatagaaagaaaaacacaaattttcttaaaattcaaGCTGAATTCCCGTCATATCGCAGACGATGCCATATTTTGAAATGGTCGTAAAGTGTTAACTAATGCAAATTGACGAACTGCCTTAgactttaagaagaaaaaaaggaATAAATTTCTAGGAACTCTCCCTTTGTTCACGTTGCAGCACGGCGTTGACTCCGTTCAATTATATACAATCCCCACCAAACTCCTCACCTCAGTTCTTGACCTCACTGCATTTTTTAATGGGTACATTCTCTGAAACTTCTCCACCAAGTTCCCTGGTGTTAAATTTCGTGTTCTACAAGATTGCTGAAGAGTCAAAGTCAAGAAGCCGCCGGTGGTGTAAAGTCAACTTTGCTCTGCTTCAGTTCCTTCCCCTGCTCCCTATaaattcctcctcctcttcctctctctctctctgtcttTCGTATCAGAATCCTTCTTTTTCTGCTCTTGATCAGCTAATCATGGCGCAAAATTCGCTCTTTGGCTTgcttctcctcctcctcgtccTTGTCCCTCCGCAGCTGACTGCCTCTCGGCCTCTGAACGGAGTGTCCCTGTCCGGCGAGCCGAGCTTCAACATAGCTTTGCCGAGAGAGGGCCAAGCGGCGGTCCCGCCACCGCCGTCGGGAAGCAGCGTCCGGCAGATTCTGGTGGACAACTACAAGCCGCTGCTTCTCAGCATTCTTCCGAGGGGAACAACGCCGCCCGCTGGGCCAGACCCGGGAATCGACGGCGACAAAAACTAGCACAggatggaggagaagaagaacacGCATAcataatttatttgtttattttttttccacttaaaggaaaattttgtcttttttttttatcattggtAAAACAATATGTAAACGTCTTGCATTGCAGGAGGATTAATATCAAACACAATTTCATTTTGTTAAATTCCATGTAGAGGAGGGAATTCTGAATCACTACCTACGATGATCATATATATGTTCGATGAATATTATTATACTGCGACGAAATTGGGGATGAGAAAGGATTAAGTCGAACGTCGATTATGACTTTTCAATCACGCATAATTAACGCAGATGAGTAGTTGACCGACTACTCCTTAGGGATTACAAGCACCCAAATTCAGATGCTTTCAAGAATACATTACAAGCACCTCAAAACACTTGCTAAGAACTCAAAAGTTGTTGTTTTCCCTTTTCTCAGAGGAAATCAACTTCTTGCCCATGTAAACCCTGGCTTTTGTTTCCTgtactctcctcctcctcccctaGAGGATGAAGTTGCCTTGCGAGAGCCATTCAATGGGTTCTGAAACCCAATCTGCTCCACCGCGCCGACGGTCTTAAACAGCCTCTTCTTCAAATGCTCCACGAGATTCCGATGAAGTAGCTGACTTCGCATGTCGACCATCGAGCAGTTTCGCGTCAACCTCCGGCTATCTGCGGTGCTTCCCTTTGGAGCACAAGGGGTCCTTGAGGAGGAGGACTCCGGTAGTCCTACTCTGCACTTCTTCTCGAGCTCCCTCGTCAGTGCGGCATCCTCTTTCGCCTCGTGATTGCTCTGGTGGAAGCTCATTTCGCTTTCTTGCTCGTTGCTCGAGGTGTAATTCATGCAAGAATACTTGCCTGAGTGAGTGGAGCTCATGTCGTCGTCATCAGAAAACAAACCACCTGCATAAGGATTCAGATGAgagtaattaataattaattaattccgTCAAAATCGATCCCGAGTAAGAATCTATAATTAATTATTGTTCGCACCTTGAAACCACCCTCCTCTTTGCCCTGTTCCAAACACAGAGCCTTGGGAGGAAGTCGGCGATGCGATATTGTAAAATGGGTGATTGCAGCCATCCTCAGCATCATCGACATAGTTATAGGCATGGTGAAGGTCATTGCCTCCGCTAGCACTTTCCTTCCAATCCGGCAGCAGAATCGATATCTCCTGAGCTATCATATCAGCAATCTCCAAAGGCTCTCGATCCGTAATCTCGAGCTCCTTCACCATTTCATTCGCCACATTCATCGGTGTATCGCTCACGACATCGAAGGGGAAGTAGATGTTCCTCACTTGGCCTAGCGAAAGCGATCGTGAGCATACATGATCAGTTTTACAAAAGAAGTTCAAGATCTCGCGGCAGCGCAAGCTCCCGAGATTAATTACCTTCTTTGTCAGCAATTTGAACTTTGAGAAAGATCGTATCGCCCTCGGGGTTCATCTTCCCGGTGATACTCATATCCGTTCTCTTGATCGTGCAATCGACAATGTCGTCAACCTGATCAGACGAGTTCAAGTTCTTCTTGTGATCATGCAAAATGGAGTCCTGATCAGCCACGTGAGCAGGAGTGTTCTTCAGTGTCAATGGCAGACCATGATGATCATCCAGTGCAAGAAAAGGATCAAGAAGTAGCTCCTTCGCCGATGATCTGTTCGCCACGTTTTCTAAACACCTACTGATGAATCGCTTCGCCTCTGGATCTTGTATGCGATAGAATGCTTCAGGCAACTTCCCCtaccaaattaattaattagtttcagTCTTAGAAATTCAACTCAAAATCCACAGGTAATTAATTAATTCTCTCACCGAAGTAACTTTCTTGTAGATCTGAGCTGGATTGCAGCACTCACTGTAAGGGCATTCGGCTGTGAGCATCTCAACCATGCACATGCCGTAGGAATAGATATCGACAAGCTCGTTGTACTCTTCCTCGTAAAGCTCCGGCGCCATGAACTCGGGAGTACCGATGACGCTGTGCGCGGGCTGGTGGCGGCGGAGGACTGCAGCCAGGCCGAGATCGCCGATCTTGACTTGTCCGAGATGGCCGTTGACGAAGATGTTGTCGCACTTGATGTCCCTGTGGATCACCGGGGGATCGTGGCCGTGCAAGTAGACGAGACCATGCAGGATTTGGCGCGCCCAGCTCTTGATGGCTCTGATGTCGACTCGTGGATACGTCTGCCGGTACCTGAACGTCGAGCTCGTTTGATTCAATTTAAAACAACACGAAATTCGATATATTATTAGAAATTATTGCATGAATTAGTTGACGTACTCTCGGAGGGTACCGGAGGTGAACATCTCAGTGATGAAGTTGAGAGTCCGGTGCTGGATGTCGACCCACGAGGCGTGGAATCGGATGATGGATTCATGGCTAAGGGAGCTGAGCAGGTGCACCTCCGAGTACATCCGCTGCAGCGCCTCCGGCGACTGCATCACGATGCAGAGCTTGGCCTGGTTCCAGGCCACCTCCGTGCCATTTAACTCATCAAATGCCTTGTATCTGAATTTCTCCGTTAAGATATCTCTTTAGCTTCCCTTCTCTTCTCAAGACAAAATtctacttatttatttaatttcttgCTAAAGATTGAAATTaaattgtttttcttttggagGATACACAGTCTTGGTGGCTCCTTTCCCGAGCACTTCATCAAACTGTTATCAGGTATATCACACAGAAACATAGATCATGAGAAGTCTGCATGGTTCTCAGTTCCTTCATTATGCAATTCATAAGAAAAACGATTGAATTATACGCTAAGATATATGACAATTAATCAAGTCGATTCCAAGAATTAATTAATAGTTCAGATATACTGCATGCAGACAAATCTCTCAGTACTGCGACAGATTCACGCAGCAAATCGTCTCATATATGTCAAAAAAAATGACGTTGATTCTTTAGAAAATTGCAGAGATGGTTGGCAACTCGCAATTCTCATCATTCAGTATTATTAGATGCTCCACATCGTTTTCTCCATGTGACTTTCCATGGAGAAAAATAtgctttctttcttttctgtAAAGGCATCACGCCCAATAGCTAATTCCATGGAAATGAAGACGATAAAGAAAATAATTACAGCTACAATAATTGAGTTTGAGCATACGTCAACTCAAGGATTCATTAATAACAGGGCATGTTTTTTCCCAATTTACGAAGAGCTCTGCCTCTTTAATTCCCTGAATAATCAAGAACCAACAACGACAGAAGGAATTGTTTCgtatataataataaaaagagaGATTGAACTTTATATGATTCATTAAACAAAGAAGCAAAGGGATGaactttaattattttagaaatcagCATGAGAAAGCTTACGCGTCCATAGCGGCCGGAGGGATCGACCTCCACGTAACCATTACCGGCGGTGAGGCTCCTCTCGGGGCTTCTGCGCTCCCTCTCCCAGCGGCGTGCCTCCAACATGGCGAAGGACGAGGACGGCGGCGGAGTGTCGTGGTTGGGTTCCGGCAGCAAGCGACTCTCATAGGAAGATGATCAACAAGAAGGGAATTGAGAATTTATGGAGAAGAAACAGTCATCGTCGTCATATATAAGTGGAGGAGGATAAGGAATCGAGATGCTTGTTTTCTTCGCCTCTGTGATTGTGTCTGAGAATTTTCTTTGTGCTTGGTCTGGTGAACGCACTGCTTGTGGCGGTGGTTCAAGTGGCGGCTTTTGCAGGCCAACGTCGCGTATATATCCTCTGTTCTGGTCCGTCTACACGcgcacactttgagaatttatttattttattttgtttgggGAATTGATGGAATATATATTGTGGCTAGAGattagtcaaagaaataaataaatgtgGTTGATTAATTATTcgtaaggttttttttttcttcttgtttttgatctAAAAATTAAATGGAAGAAAGTTCTCGCACGTCACATATCGATCGATACGAGAAATTAGAAATTACGAAAAGGTGGAAGCGGAGTTTGCATGTGAAAATCACGGTGCAGAAAATTgtggtttttaaattttttttatcatcctATTGCAGTGCTCAAAATAGGGGGGAGTAATAATTAAAAGACCGACGGCGGCCGGAGATGAGGTTTTCCGGCGGTGGCAGACGTACGTCAGTTTGGTGAAAGAACAGGGAAGTGTTTGGGTCAATATTGTTTCCTTGTGCGATTCATCAACATGGTTAGAGTCAGATATTTCAGCTGATGATTAGATTGTTGGCCAGATGTTGCCTTGTGATGAGATGATTTTTTGAGCTTGATTTTGACATTTGTGTGCAAATTGATCTTTGACATTATTAGATGATTAAGCAAGCACACTTATACGGTGATAAGAGGGTCCATCCAAGAGTGGGTCGAAGTAGCAAGAATCGGTTGTTGCGGAGATCAAAGGTAAGCGGTTAAAGTTATAGGGTCGGATGGACCATGAGATTGTAGACTATGGATCAGGCAATGTTAGTCAAGTGGGTCTTCAGTGACGGTCGGACGTGGAAAGTCGATCAGACCGTCCGAACGATCGTTATCCGCAACTTACAATTGAAGTTAAGAGTCAAATACTAAGTTACCCGGCCCACCATCCTTATCGATTGACCCTTAGTGCGCCTCTCCGATAACATGAAAGTCGAGTGAAGAATAAGCCAGTAGTTTCATTCTGTACGACCGAACTAACGATATACTTATCAAATGGTCGTCGGTCGGCCTATAGAGGAACTTAGATACCTGTCATACAGAAACACTTTTGAAAGTTTTTGCCGGAAAGAACAGAGAATATCTCGTCGGTAAATCATCCTTTAGAAGTTTTCAATTTGTCAACTCACAGCGATTTGTGGAAAAGTGTCGGAGGCACTTTATGACCTAtcttttcttagaaaaattttgaGAAACGTATTAATGTTTTGAGATGCGTGAATAATACAACAGTAACATTATAAAAGGGATCTCCATCTACAGACGGAGGTATACGATGCTTCTTATTTATATATGTCATTCACTCCAATTCATTATTTTTCTCTTTGAGATCGAACATTGATTTAAATTTTGGAGGATCAACATCTAGGACTTCTTCTCTAATCTAATATTAACACTCTTTTATTACACAAAGTCTTTATCAAGTTAATAACAAAACCACGTCTCAACTTACTACCGTCGCCGATTTTGAACTCGATCACACGCAATTTGAGCACGTCCAAGTGACTAGTCAACTCAAATTATGATAATTAATTAGAACGATCATGTGAAATCTTTATTTAGTATGATAAAGATTAATCTTTCTTACGTTTAATATTTATTTACTTAGACTCGTGGATTACGTTATGATATTATTATATTCGGATCTCCCACTATCAGCCAcaaattgttttttattttaagaCAAGACTTTCTACGTGTCCGTGGCTCGACGACCAGAGATAATTttgtcatttaattttattaataacgaTAAACATGTTTTCCACCGGATAGAAAGATTAAAGAATCGCTGCAGTAGCTTTCCCTTTAATTTTTGACCCATCTCCTTTCCCTTTCATTTTGGATCCTTCAAATCGATCACTTCCCACTAAGTAAACACTGTTGATCCTCCAACGCATCGAACTCTACCTGTGCACTTTTAATCCTTATTGCCTTTCTTCAACAATTAATTCTTCATCAATTAGTTTACCTAATCCAATTTGCacattttccttcttatatatTGATGACCTCTTCTTTGTCGATCGGTGTATATCCTTTAAAATAGTTGTTTCCTCTCCCATCTTTCTTCAACATTGTCTCATCAGTTTTGAG from Zingiber officinale cultivar Zhangliang chromosome 4B, Zo_v1.1, whole genome shotgun sequence includes:
- the LOC121974673 gene encoding prosaposin-like, which produces MASREWFFLVLIFVIGWENADARSFAKIEVLITEIDLELPENPIRAFTEVKRNEQLCTVCENFTAQAIQYLSKNKTQTEIIETLHQACSEWKPFEEQCLLLVDYYSALFFAEISKMHPEDFCTKFNLCEQMLSVSLLKSENSCSVCHDVMAKVLVKLKDPDTQFEVIKMLLKECNQMEQYVQQCKRLVLQYGPLILVNGEKFLEDTDVCVAIHACKTDKAELDAVSEVRSLAVSM
- the LOC121974674 gene encoding probable serine/threonine-protein kinase WNK5 isoform X1, whose translation is MRVACCRNPTTTLRRRPRPSPCWRHAAGRGSAEAPRGASPPVMVTWRSIPPAAMDAYKAFDELNGTEVAWNQAKLCIVMQSPEALQRMYSEVHLLSSLSHESIIRFHASWVDIQHRTLNFITEMFTSGTLREYRQTYPRVDIRAIKSWARQILHGLVYLHGHDPPVIHRDIKCDNIFVNGHLGQVKIGDLGLAAVLRRHQPAHSVIGTPEFMAPELYEEEYNELVDIYSYGMCMVEMLTAECPYSECCNPAQIYKKVTSGKLPEAFYRIQDPEAKRFISRCLENVANRSSAKELLLDPFLALDDHHGLPLTLKNTPAHVADQDSILHDHKKNLNSSDQVDDIVDCTIKRTDMSITGKMNPEGDTIFLKVQIADKEGQVRNIYFPFDVVSDTPMNVANEMVKELEITDREPLEIADMIAQEISILLPDWKESASGGNDLHHAYNYVDDAEDGCNHPFYNIASPTSSQGSVFGTGQRGGWFQGGLFSDDDDMSSTHSGKYSCMNYTSSNEQESEMSFHQSNHEAKEDAALTRELEKKCRVGLPESSSSRTPCAPKGSTADSRRLTRNCSMVDMRSQLLHRNLVEHLKKRLFKTVGAVEQIGFQNPLNGSRKATSSSRGGGGEYRKQKPGFTWARS
- the LOC121974674 gene encoding probable serine/threonine-protein kinase WNK5 isoform X2, translated to MRVACCRNPTTTLRRRPRPSPCWRHAAGRGSAEAPRGASPPVMVTWRSIPPAAMDAYKAFDELNGTEVAWNQAKLCIVMQSPEALQRMYSEVHLLSSLSHESIIRFHASWVDIQHRTLNFITEMFTSGTLREYRQTYPRVDIRAIKSWARQILHGLVYLHGHDPPVIHRDIKCDNIFVNGHLGQVKIGDLGLAAVLRRHQPAHSVIGTPEFMAPELYEEEYNELVDIYSYGMCMVEMLTAECPYSECCNPAQIYKKVTSLPEAFYRIQDPEAKRFISRCLENVANRSSAKELLLDPFLALDDHHGLPLTLKNTPAHVADQDSILHDHKKNLNSSDQVDDIVDCTIKRTDMSITGKMNPEGDTIFLKVQIADKEGQVRNIYFPFDVVSDTPMNVANEMVKELEITDREPLEIADMIAQEISILLPDWKESASGGNDLHHAYNYVDDAEDGCNHPFYNIASPTSSQGSVFGTGQRGGWFQGGLFSDDDDMSSTHSGKYSCMNYTSSNEQESEMSFHQSNHEAKEDAALTRELEKKCRVGLPESSSSRTPCAPKGSTADSRRLTRNCSMVDMRSQLLHRNLVEHLKKRLFKTVGAVEQIGFQNPLNGSRKATSSSRGGGGEYRKQKPGFTWARS
- the LOC121974674 gene encoding probable serine/threonine-protein kinase WNK4 isoform X3 yields the protein MQSPEALQRMYSEVHLLSSLSHESIIRFHASWVDIQHRTLNFITEMFTSGTLREYRQTYPRVDIRAIKSWARQILHGLVYLHGHDPPVIHRDIKCDNIFVNGHLGQVKIGDLGLAAVLRRHQPAHSVIGTPEFMAPELYEEEYNELVDIYSYGMCMVEMLTAECPYSECCNPAQIYKKVTSGKLPEAFYRIQDPEAKRFISRCLENVANRSSAKELLLDPFLALDDHHGLPLTLKNTPAHVADQDSILHDHKKNLNSSDQVDDIVDCTIKRTDMSITGKMNPEGDTIFLKVQIADKEGQVRNIYFPFDVVSDTPMNVANEMVKELEITDREPLEIADMIAQEISILLPDWKESASGGNDLHHAYNYVDDAEDGCNHPFYNIASPTSSQGSVFGTGQRGGWFQGGLFSDDDDMSSTHSGKYSCMNYTSSNEQESEMSFHQSNHEAKEDAALTRELEKKCRVGLPESSSSRTPCAPKGSTADSRRLTRNCSMVDMRSQLLHRNLVEHLKKRLFKTVGAVEQIGFQNPLNGSRKATSSSRGGGGEYRKQKPGFTWARS